In Nitrospira sp., one DNA window encodes the following:
- a CDS encoding tetratricopeptide repeat protein, translated as MKLLTTVCVIFALAGMGACSSKPKPRVLTPLALVDGGVKPQAITATEQGTQAYQAKQFEDAKRYFEQAVTVAPQSGQAHYNFALALNALGDTEAARQHFLEAANLAPGDKTIWDSPALSPYGNPAAPKISKEHPYGTSRPGIGSGPR; from the coding sequence ATGAAGCTTCTGACGACCGTGTGTGTGATATTCGCGTTGGCGGGGATGGGGGCCTGCTCATCGAAGCCGAAGCCGCGCGTGCTCACGCCGCTGGCGCTCGTGGATGGCGGTGTGAAGCCGCAAGCGATTACCGCCACGGAGCAAGGCACCCAGGCCTACCAGGCGAAACAGTTTGAGGACGCCAAGAGATATTTCGAGCAGGCCGTGACCGTCGCGCCGCAGTCCGGCCAAGCCCACTACAACTTTGCGTTGGCGCTCAACGCCCTCGGCGATACCGAAGCCGCCCGGCAGCACTTTCTTGAGGCGGCCAATCTGGCGCCCGGTGACAAGACCATCTGGGACTCCCCGGCATTGTCGCCCTATGGAAATCCTGCCGCCCCGAAAATTTCAAAAGAACATCCGTACGGAACCTCGCGGCCCGGAATCGGCAGCGGACCGCGGTAG
- the bcp gene encoding thioredoxin-dependent thiol peroxidase — MAKELAVGMKAPEFSLPDQDGTPVTLKSLKDKQVVLYFYPKDDTSGCTKESCGFRDAMASIKKAGAVVLGVSFDGQASHQKFIAKYALPFTLLSDTEKAVATAYDVYKEKSMYGRKYMGIERSTFVIDAVGKLKAIFRKVKVDGHVDEVLAALRA; from the coding sequence ATGGCCAAGGAACTCGCAGTCGGGATGAAGGCGCCGGAATTCTCCTTGCCGGATCAGGATGGGACGCCGGTCACGTTGAAAAGCCTGAAGGACAAGCAGGTCGTCCTGTATTTTTATCCGAAGGACGACACCTCGGGGTGCACCAAAGAGTCCTGCGGGTTTCGCGATGCGATGGCATCGATCAAGAAGGCGGGCGCGGTCGTGCTCGGCGTGAGTTTCGACGGGCAGGCGTCGCACCAGAAATTCATCGCGAAGTATGCGCTGCCGTTCACGCTGCTAAGCGACACGGAGAAGGCGGTCGCGACGGCGTATGACGTCTACAAAGAAAAGAGCATGTACGGCAGGAAATATATGGGCATCGAGCGGAGCACGTTCGTCATCGATGCCGTGGGCAAGCTGAAGGCCATCTTTCGGAAGGTCAAAGTCGATGGGCATGTCGACGAGGTCTTGGCCGCTCTGCGCGCATAA
- a CDS encoding DUF507 family protein: protein MLSEEKVSHLSHVILQAVKKSPLISQKGDDARMLKDIKRVLAVELAQEEGVDRKVRAKLASYSRGIVEGSSEWDVLYRKTFEEEMRKHGKG, encoded by the coding sequence GAAAAAGTCAGCCATCTGTCCCACGTCATTCTTCAGGCGGTGAAGAAAAGCCCGCTGATCAGCCAGAAGGGCGATGATGCCCGCATGCTGAAAGACATCAAGCGGGTGCTGGCGGTCGAGCTGGCGCAGGAAGAGGGGGTCGACCGGAAAGTGCGCGCGAAACTGGCCTCCTATTCTCGCGGCATCGTCGAGGGGAGTTCCGAGTGGGACGTGCTCTACCGGAAGACATTCGAGGAAGAAATGCGCAAGCATGGAAAGGGCTAG